From Salmo salar chromosome ssa09, Ssal_v3.1, whole genome shotgun sequence:
CCCCATCAAAATTAATATCATCCTAACCCCATCATCATTAATATCATCCTAACCCCATCATCCTTAATATCATCCTAACCCCATCATCCTTAATATCATCCTAACCCCCATCAAAATTAATATCATCCTAACCCCATCATCCTTAATATCATCCTAACCCCCATCATCCTTAATATCATCCTAACCCCCATCATCATTAATATCATCCTAACCCCCATCAAAATTAATATCATCCTAACCCCATCATCCTTAATATCATCCTAACCCCCATCATCATTAATATCATCCTAACCCCCATCATCATTAATATCATCCTAACCCCATCATCCTTAATATCATCCTAACCCCATCATCCTTAATATCATCCTAACCCCCATCATCATTAATATCATCCTAACCCCCATCATCATTAATATCATCCTAACCCCCATCATCCTTAATATCATCCTAACCCCCATCATCCTTAATATCATCCTAACCCCCATCATCATTAATATCATCCTAACCCCCATCATCCTTAATATCATCCTAACCCCATCATCATTAATATCATCCTAACCCCATCATCCTTAATATCATCCTAACCCCCATCATCATTAATATCATCCTAACCCCATCATCATTAATATCATCCTAACCCCATCATCCTTAATATCATCCTAACCCCCATCAAAATTAATATCATCCTAACCCCCATCATCAAACTTACTTTAGGTCTGCCCTGACAATTTTTAGTTGCTCCACCTCCTTCCTCTTTGGTCCTCCAATCACAGACGGGCGCTCCAGAGCCACCTCCTCCGATTGGTTGCTGGTCCcagccttctccttctcctccttcacgGCCCCACCCCCTCCACGggttggcctctctctctccttctctctctccttcttctcctctttcttcacttccttctctttctcctcctctttgatttctccctctgtctctgtcccaggcTCTGTCTTCAAAGAGGTACCTACAGAGAGAGGATGAATATCAGTTAAGAGTTAATAAAGTGTTACTAAATAGTTAATAAACACTTAATAACACTTACTAGTGCTGTTGGGCGTGGCTGAACCATTGTCAGACTCCACCTtgatggtgacatcaccagaggCAGCAGGCATCAGGGGGGAGGTGGTCTCTTCCTTCACATCCAGCTCCGTACTGGATTGTGATTGGAGGATAGCGCTGCCCTTCGTAGTGCGAGCCTATGAGAGGAGGCAATTGCACAGAATTCAGATGACaggattttctctctctcttaatggGCTTCAACTCCCTTAGTCTCTCTTACAGTCTCCTCCTTGCATGCCTCACACTCTCTCACCTGGCTGAGGTCAGtcagtccgtctgtctgtctctctctcacctggctGAGGTCGGTCGGTCAGtccgtcagtctgtctctctctcacctggctGAGGTCGGTCGGtcagtccgtctctctctcacctggctGAGGTCGGTCGGTCAGtccgtcagtctgtctctctctcacctggctGAGGTCGGTCGGTCAGTCCGtcagtccgtctctctctcacctggctGAGGTCGGTCGGTCAGTCCGtcagtccgtctctctctcacctggctGAGGTCGGTCGGtcagtccgtctctctctcacctggctGAGGTCGGTCGGtcagtccgtctctctctcacctggctGAGGTCGGTCGGTCAGTCCGtcagtctgtctcgctctcacctggctgaGGTCGGTCTGTCTCGCTCTCACCTGGTTGAGGtcagtctctgtctcgctctcacctggctgaggtcagtcagtctctctctctctctctctctctctcttggctgaggtcagtcagtctgtctgtctgtctctctctctcacctggctgaggtcagtcagtctgtctgtccgtctctctctctcacctggctgaggtcagtcagtctgtctgtccgtctgtctctcacctggctgaggtcagtcagtctgtccgtctgtctctcaccTGGCTGAGGtcagtctgtccgtccgtctgtctctcacCTGGCTGAGGtcagtctgtccgtctgtctctcacctggctgaggtcagtcagtctgtctgtctctcacctggctgaggtcagtcagtctgtctgtctctcacctggctgaggtcagtcagtctgtccgtctgtctctcaccTGGCTGAGGTCAGTcggtctgtccgtctctctctcacctggctgaggtcagtctgtctgtctgtctgtctgtctgtctgtctgtctgtctgtctgtctgtctgtctgtctgtctgtctgtctgtctgtctgtctgtctgtctgtctgtctgtctgtctgtctgtctgtctgtctctcacctggctgaggtcagtctgtctgtctctcacctggctgaggtcagtctgtctgtctctcacctggctgaggtcagtctgtctgtctctcacctggctgaggtcagtctgtctgtctctcacctggctgaggtcagtctgtctgtctgtctcacctggctgaggtcagtctgtctgtctgtctctctcacctggcTGAGGTCAGTCTGTGCCTCTCTCAGTCTCAGCTTGTATTTCACCACCTCTCCCTTCATCTGCTGGTTGTGTGTCTGCAGGGTGCTGATCAGGTGACGCATCTCCCTGTTGATaggacctgagagagagacagattgagagaGGAAGAAATAGATGAGATGCTGTTTTCAAGGAGGATCTGAAACTGCAGGTAAATAGTAGCTGGTGAGAAGGAGCGTAAGGCCATATTTGTTTTCATGTGAGGTGAAGACACTGACCTGCTTGTTCATTGGCAGCGAGGGTCTGTTCAAACTCGATCCGGAGCATCTCGTACTCCTTCCTGACCTGGGCCAGAGTGTCCTCTAGCTGGAACACCTCTGTACGCACCTTCCTTTGGAGAGACACCTCATCattctggaggagagagaagaccgttACCACACACCCCCCCATTgtgtttaaagggatacttcagaatTTTGGCAATGGGGCACTTAATATAATTttccagagtcaggtgaacttgtggataccatttttatgtctctgtgtcaagtatgaaggaagttacagGTAGTTTTGTGCGCAAATGCTAACTAgtattagcgcaatgactggaagtctatgggtatctaatAGCAtgttagcagatacccatagacttccagttataggggctaatgctagttagcagtTGCGTTAGGGCTAGTtcgcaacttccttcaaactgcacgtaGACATTTTTTTAATCAGTTTTCCGTTAAAAACAATaagaaaaatgtataaaattcCATGTGAATTCACAATGCAGCTCCAAGCAATGGTTTGGGTCTCACGGTGCGTCCATTTCAGATGGTTAAACATTGCACCTACATTACTATACCTCAATTCCATCTCGTAAAGTTAGCATTTCCTtcatttaacttctcaaagtattgCCATACAGGACTTCTCTGCTGTCACTCGCCTTTCTCTGCCATTTTTCCAACTGTTAACTACAACTCCAATCATCGACTCCCATTTCTGAGTGTGAAGATTCTGTATTTTTTTAACAGAGGAGACTGATTTAGCTGTCGTCCTTCCGAGAACAAACACTTGCATCTTTCCTGGCAAGCTAGCGAAGGATGAAGAGAGGGTCACTGTACAGGCATATCAGCCACCAGGCAGAACCCTGCACTAGGACTATCTATCGGCAATCAAAAGCTATAATTTGCAATTTCTTGGCTTGCAAAGTTTGTTtaaaagtgtctgtcctatatctgagagataaggATGATCAGGAAATAatttgtgtatattttttttacccataTTTAACAATTTGTGGGCACTAAACTACTTCCATATTTATTTCCATTTATATACTTCCACTTCCATTTTTGTAAACAGTCTGGCTTGTGAGCGCCCTAAAGTATAACAACCGACGTGTACATGTTCCAGACTCTCACCTTTCCAGAGTGGTCAAATTAGTGTGTAGCCAAAAACAGTTTCGGACATTACAGATAGAAATTGGCAGATCAGCGgaaccgacttcagacgagtcctgtgacacttgtgggggtcgtagaacaCCATGTTGTTGAGAGTCTATTATTTCCATAGAGGGGTTATAAGAGTTTGTatgccaaaccgttcggacgctacagatgttttcgtgagaagaccaattttcggggtgtgacaaacaccgctgtagctcggccacctttcaccgcagatgcgaaaGGCTGCCAATGgtggatatctctagcttaaagtGACATATTTTTAAATATGCTAATTAGATTGACTCTAGGGGGTATTTTTCTTCTCATAAATAGCGTTAAGGATTCttatttcatttaaatgtttaaaaGTTCATACCTCTAgctcgaaacacacacacacacacacacacacacacacacacacacacacacacacacacctccatgtgcTCTAGCTGTCGGAGGCGTGCCGTTCTGGTGGTGTTGAGGCGTGTGCGCGTCTCGTCCAGCTGAGACTTAAGGCCCACAGACTCGTTGTAGAGGACAGAAAACTGGGACTGGAGACAGCGGTACTCTGAGCTCTCCCTCACCACCCCCTCAGCACGACTCAACAACTCcacctaacagagagagaaacagagggggagaaagaagcagaaaaagagagagagaaatggagatgaGAAATGGAATGAGAGAGAAATGAAGTGAGAGAGCgcgaggtgaagagagagaacgtgtgagagaaggagagataaaaGAGATAGACAGAGCAAAGAGAGTGAGCAAAGCAACAGAGAAAAACAAGAACCTCCACCTATCTATTTACCTTCATTTGACTGGTTTGGTTGACTGAGTAAGGATGTGGGACCTCAGGTAAACCAATGGCTGGGTTGGGGGAGAGGCCCTGTCCCTCGCTCTGTCCCTGCAGGCTCACCTTCATGTTGTTGTTCTCCTGGTTGACCGTCTGCAGGTCCTGCTGTAGCCGCTGCAGCTCACTCAGACGGTTCTCCGCCAGCTCCCTGTTCTCCTCCAACTCACTGTTCATCTCCTCAAACTGACAGAcgggagggggaaagagaagagagagacggagaaagaggggggcagggggaaaggagaggaaggggaaatTGAAGAGTTATAACTCCAGGTCCATGTTGTTTCTGACAAGTACAAATGGCAGAACAAAGAGGATGTTTTTATACCTTTCTCTTGTTGATGGTGATGGTTCCACACACACTGCTGGCCTCCCCACACACCTTGTAGCCTTTACTGTTCACCTGGGAGGaataacacatagaataaacatgCTACATTTACATAGATATAGTGCTGTGGTATATAAACGACATGACACAGAAATACTCCATTACAAAATGGTAAACATAGGCTAGTGGCTGTCAAACACATTGCTGCAGAGAGACTTGACGTggattcacaaaaacacacagcagCAGCCTTACCCTCTCCAGGATTTCTCCCAGGTGTGTGTTGAGGCGGGTTTCTCTGCGTCTGATCTTCTCCATGTCCCACTGGAGTTCTTCGATGAGGCCCTGCAGCTCACTGACCCGTGTGTCTGCCCTCGCCACCGCCCGGCCCAGAGAACGAGACTACAGGGACACAGAGTTACTGTCAATATGGGGGCTGGTGGGAGTGGTGGTGATCCACTAGTAAGGTACATAGTGTAGAGATAAAAAAACAGAGAATTAGTGCAAGTGTTGATGTAAGACAGGGATGGGCAAATGGCGCCCCTCCCCCCCCTTTAattttttaggaactcagtcggggtctcaactcaCTGTtacgagttagaatagtagaatacacaaggtgcaatttggaAATGTGGTTGTGTATCAGCAGTTTTCctgttgttatgtcagtcactgataatCAGTCAATTAGCCAAGTCAGCTAACAGTTTTAGACAGCTGGCTAGACTACCGTAGCAATCTAAatgtagtaatcatggtcgaattacctgtcgggggcccccattgattttgttagtcagtctaACTCAGATATCAtcttaaaaactgcaaacatttctctctaccctatggcaaaatgtgtaatgtaaaaataaaaaagtatttatccGCTGTCAAGAGGGGGACGTGAGCCCCACCCACATCAAAGTTGCCCACCCCTGCCGTGATGTGGTGCATCAAATCACCTCGCTAGTCATGTGACTGTGCTTCTGCTGGAGGTCATCGGTCAGCTGACGCAGCCGGTCGTTCTCATTGGACAGGAGGGTGTTGAGCTGGACAGCGACCTGCCACACAGAGCCCTCTGGGAATACAAGACATGATGTCATGACATTAATACTCCTGACTTTGCTCACACAACAATGACCTTACTAAATGCTAATACTAGCTTCTGTTcgaaaattaaaaataaataaaacacttaCACCCTTGCTGTTCTCACCATCTTCACCCCAACCCTCACCCTTCTTCACATCTCATTCCCTCTTTCCTCTTACCCCTACACACCTCTCAAACCATCCCCTTACCCCTACACTCCCCTCATTCCTCTCAAACCATCTCCTCTTACCCCTACACTCCCCTCATTCCTCTCAAACCATCCCCTTACCCCTACACTCCCCTCATTCCTCTCAAACCATCCCCTTACCCCTACACTCCCCTCATTCCTCTCAAACCATCTCCTCTTACCCCTACACTCCCCTCATTCCTCTCAAACCATCTCCTCTTACCCCTACACTCCCCTCATTCCTCTAAAACCATCCCATCTTACCTCTACACTCCCCTCAAAACATTCCATTTTCCCCCTTACACTCCCCTCATTCCTCTCAAGCCATCCCCTTACGCCTACACTTCCCTCATTCCTCTCAAACCCGCCCCCCACTTCCTCCCACTCttccccctgcccctctctctccccatcacctGCTCCAGAGTCCTGGTCCTTCTTCAGCTGCTCCACGGTGGTCTTCAAGCTGTCGTAGATCTCCACCACGCGGTTGGCCTGCTTCTGGCTAGACTCCACCCTCTCCTGCAGTTCCGCCTCCATCTcctcgctgctgctgctggccaGCGTGGCCAGGAAGGACGtggttgtctctccctgttggcCTGGAGGACAGCCACATGGTGCAGACAGGAGTTAGTACTCACTAccaaacagtggtgtaaagtaattaagtaaaaatacttgaaagtactacttaagtcatttttgggggacaatactttactatttatattttggacaacttttacttcactacattcctaaagaaaataatgtcgttttaactccatacatttccctgacaccaaaaagtactcATTAAATTtgaaatgcttagcaggacagtaaACAGTCCAATTGacacatttatcaagagaacatccctggtaatcCCGAATGCATCTTATCCGGAGGACTCACTAAagacaaatgctttgtttgtaaattatgtctgagtgttggattgtgcccctggctatccctaAATTTAAAAAACACGTAGGGAAAAAAAtgacacaatgtagaaaatagtaaaaataaagaaaaaccctggaatgagtaggtgtccaaacttttgactggtactgtacatatatgtatatacagtgctgtgaaaaagtatttgccccctttctgattttctctattttagcatattttttattctgaatgttatcagaccttcaaccaaaacctaatattagataaagggaaaaTGTGTTTACAAATAACACAAAAACTGGACACTTATTtctttaattaacaaagttatgcaacactcaattcccctgtgtgaaaaagtaattgcccccttacactcaataacggGTTGTGCCACCTTCAG
This genomic window contains:
- the LOC106611888 gene encoding E3 ubiquitin-protein ligase BRE1A isoform X3 produces the protein MSGQKRPCDSSAPSSSSGAPPDKRREREGGEDGVPGVSATAVETVIKLGGVSNSEEQDVKALHVKNRKLGESLDQRQVIEDELRERIERLETRQATDDASLLILNRYWNQFDDNVRQIGRRYDQSGSEPVETPAGEGRSLKPDTPEPDGDSNQERAKDRGQQGETTTSFLATLASSSSEEMEAELQERVESSQKQANRVVEIYDSLKTTVEQLKKDQDSGAEGSVWQVAVQLNTLLSNENDRLRQLTDDLQQKHSHMTSESRSLGRAVARADTRVSELQGLIEELQWDMEKIRRRETRLNTHLGEILERVNSKGYKVCGEASSVCGTITINKRKFEEMNSELEENRELAENRLSELQRLQQDLQTVNQENNNMKVELLSRAEGVVRESSEYRCLQSQFSVLYNESVGLKSQLDETRTRLNTTRTARLRQLEHMENDEVSLQRKVRTEVFQLEDTLAQVRKEYEMLRIEFEQTLAANEQAGPINREMRHLISTLQTHNQQMKGEVVKYKLRLREAQTDLSQARTTKGSAILQSQSSTELDVKEETTSPLMPAASGDVTIKVESDNGSATPNSTSTSLKTEPGTETEGEIKEEEKEKEVKKEEKKEREKERERPTRGGGGAVKEEKEKAGTSNQSEEVALERPSVIGGPKRKEVEQLKIVRADLKKAQESQREMKLLLDMYRSAPKEQRDKVQLMAAEKKAKSEAEELKQRLRDLEERERREGKKMADEEALRKIRSVEEQINILNKKLSLAKQEEDALLSEMDVTGQAFEDMQEQNIRLMQQLREKDDANFKLMSERIKSNQIHKLLKEEKEELADQLLTLKTQVDAQLQVVRKLEEKERLLQGTISTAERELALRTQALDMNKRKTQESSVLSEEVRSQLDQVQQRLGTVREEVIENSISREKESFNARRAQEDISKLRRKIEKAKKPAETVRNGDDILNEEINDYKARLTCPCCNSRVKDAVLTKCFHVFCFECVKTRYDTRQRKCPKCNAAFGANDFHRIYIG
- the LOC106611888 gene encoding E3 ubiquitin-protein ligase BRE1A isoform X1, giving the protein MSGQKRPCDSSAPSSSSGAPPDKRREREGGEDGVPGVSATAVETVIKLGGVSNSEEQDVKALHVKNRKLGESLDQRQVIEDELRERIERLETRQATDDASLLILNRYWNQFDDNVRQIGRRYDQSGSEPVETPAGEGRSLKPDTPEPDGDSNQERAKDRGQQGETTTSFLATLASSSSEEMEAELQERVESSQKQANRVVEIYDSLKTTVEQLKKDQDSGAEGSVWQVAVQLNTLLSNENDRLRQLTDDLQQKHSHMTSESRSLGRAVARADTRVSELQGLIEELQWDMEKIRRRETRLNTHLGEILERVNSKGYKVCGEASSVCGTITINKRKFEEMNSELEENRELAENRLSELQRLQQDLQTVNQENNNMKVSLQGQSEGQGLSPNPAIGLPEVPHPYSVNQTSQMKVELLSRAEGVVRESSEYRCLQSQFSVLYNESVGLKSQLDETRTRLNTTRTARLRQLEHMENDEVSLQRKVRTEVFQLEDTLAQVRKEYEMLRIEFEQTLAANEQAGPINREMRHLISTLQTHNQQMKGEVVKYKLRLREAQTDLSQARTTKGSAILQSQSSTELDVKEETTSPLMPAASGDVTIKVESDNGSATPNSTSTSLKTEPGTETEGEIKEEEKEKEVKKEEKKEREKERERPTRGGGGAVKEEKEKAGTSNQSEEVALERPSVIGGPKRKEVEQLKIVRADLKKAQESQREMKLLLDMYRSAPKEQRDKVQLMAAEKKAKSEAEELKQRLRDLEERERREGKKMADEEALRKIRSVEEQINILNKKLSLAKQEEDALLSEMDVTGQAFEDMQEQNIRLMQQLREKDDANFKLMSERIKSNQIHKLLKEEKEELADQLLTLKTQVDAQLQVVRKLEEKERLLQGTISTAERELALRTQALDMNKRKTQESSVLSEEVRSQLDQVQQRLGTVREEVIENSISREKESFNARRAQEDISKLRRKIEKAKKPAETVRNGDDILNEEINDYKARLTCPCCNSRVKDAVLTKCFHVFCFECVKTRYDTRQRKCPKCNAAFGANDFHRIYIG
- the LOC106611888 gene encoding E3 ubiquitin-protein ligase BRE1A isoform X2, producing the protein MSGQKRPCDSSAPSSSSGAPPDKRREREGGEDGVPGVSATAVETVIKLGGVSNSEEQDVKALHVKNRKLGESLDQRQVIEDELRERIERLETRQATDDASLLILNRYWNQFDDNVRQIGRRYDQSGSEPVETPAGEGRSLKPDTPEPDGDSNQERAKDRGQQGETTTSFLATLASSSSEEMEAELQERVESSQKQANRVVEIYDSLKTTVEQLKKDQDSGAEGSVWQVAVQLNTLLSNENDRLRQLTDDLQQKHSHMTSESRSLGRAVARADTRVSELQGLIEELQWDMEKIRRRETRLNTHLGEILERVNSKGYKVCGEASSVCGTITINKRKFEEMNSELEENRELAENRLSELQRLQQDLQTVNQENNNMKVSLQGQSEGQGLSPNPAIGLPEVPHPYSVNQTSQMKVELLSRAEGVVRESSEYRCLQSQFSVLYNESVGLKSQLDETRTRLNTTRTARLRQLEHMENDEVSLQRKVRTEVFQLEDTLAQVRKEYEMLRIEFEQTLAANEQAGPINREMRHLISTLQTHNQQMKGEVVKYKLRLREAQTDLSQARTTKGSAILQSQSSTELDVKEETTSPLMPAASGDVTIKVESDNGSATPNSTSTSLKTEPGTETEGEIKEEEKEKEVKKEEKKEREKERERPTRGGGGAVKEEKEKAGTSNQSEEVALERPSVIGGPKRKEVEQLKIVRADLKKAQESQREMKLLLDMYRSAPKEQRDKVQLMAAEKKAKSEAEELKQRLRDLEERERREGKKMADEEALRKIRSVEEQINILNKKLSLAKQEDALLSEMDVTGQAFEDMQEQNIRLMQQLREKDDANFKLMSERIKSNQIHKLLKEEKEELADQLLTLKTQVDAQLQVVRKLEEKERLLQGTISTAERELALRTQALDMNKRKTQESSVLSEEVRSQLDQVQQRLGTVREEVIENSISREKESFNARRAQEDISKLRRKIEKAKKPAETVRNGDDILNEEINDYKARLTCPCCNSRVKDAVLTKCFHVFCFECVKTRYDTRQRKCPKCNAAFGANDFHRIYIG